One stretch of Prunus persica cultivar Lovell chromosome G1, Prunus_persica_NCBIv2, whole genome shotgun sequence DNA includes these proteins:
- the LOC18793893 gene encoding uncharacterized protein LOC18793893, with translation MEIVPTTHYDNLKRYWRRRRYQRLNGDTKKKMRVTRLGGANGSKTTRRVWKLRSAIPKLRLMKFLSPIKLLAKFHDAYVDMMYRIAGNAASVGRVSGKKVAKAQDQISIASCGEEVDGRLVLEIYKRLAASRQLLIEN, from the coding sequence ATGGAGATTGTTCCGACTACGCACTACGACAACTTGAAGAGGTattggaggaggagaaggtaCCAAAGGCTGAATGGTGACActaagaagaagatgagagtcACAAGGCTTGGCGGAGCCAATGGCAGCAAAACTACCAGACGGGTTTGGAAGCTCAGAAGCGCCATACCAAAGCTCAGACTGATGAAGTTTCTCTCCCCAATTAAGCTCTTGGCAAAGTTCCACGATGCTTACGTTGACATGATGTATCGGATTGCCGGCAACGCTGCGAGTGTAGGAAGGGTTTCGGGGAAGAAGGTTGCGAAAGCTCAAGACCAGatttcaattgcttcttgTGGGGAGGAAGTTGACGGTAGATTGGTTTTGGAGATTTACAAGAGATTGGCTGCTTCTCGCCAATTATTGATTGAGAATTGA